The window TGCACCATAGGCTGCTGACGCCGTCGAGATACTCGCGGCCCTCGATATCGACCAGCGTGCAGCCATGCGCGCGCTCGATTAAAAGAGGCTCATACTCTGCCATCTGCGTAAAGGCGTGCCAAACATGCTCGCAATCCCAGCGCGCGAGCTCGTCGCGCGTGGGCTTCGCGCGCCCTGAATCGTCGCTCTGCCGACCGCTCACGGCAGGGAACGCGGCCACGGGGTCTACCATTGAATCTTCACCGGTGTCCCCACTCTCACGCCGAGCATCGCGGCGGCACTATCCCCCACAATGGCCAACTCCAGGAAACCGCTGGAGCCAACTAACGCCAATAGTGTCATCTCGGGCTGATCGCTATAGGTGCGAAAGATACCCTGTGTCTGATGTTCATCGCAGTGAATTTGTGCGCGCTCATCGGTCGGTACCTCGATGAGCATATCGCTCGTAATATCGGTCACCAAATTTCCGAATGAATCGATCGACCGCACTTGTCCTTCGATCTTGTTTGGCAAGATCCGCACCTCCGGTTCGGGCAGGCATTCGAGCCGCTGCCGTGGCACCCCTAGTTGGCTCGCGTCGAGACCGAGGCTCAGGCGCGCGGCCACCGGCGCCATGATGTCTCGGCCGTGGAATGTGGCTGAAACGCGTGGCTGCCAGAACCGGTCCTCGGTTAAGGCCACTATTCTAGAGGGGGACGTGCGCGCCGCCAAGCAACTGAGCAACCCGTTGTCCGGCGCGATGTAGTGGCGCCCTGCGATTTCGGCGTATACGATTTTCCTCTCGCTGCCGACACCCGGATCCACAACCGCCACATGGATGGAGCCTTTGGGAAAGCTTTCGGCCACATCGAGCAGGGCCCAGGCACCTGCCACGATATCCTGTGGTCCAATGGCATGTGTGATGTCGATCAGCACGGCATGAGGATTCAACGAGAGAATGACACCCTTCATTTGTGCGACATACGGGCTGCCCACGCCAAAATCGGTCAAAAGAGTAATGATTGGGCGCAGCACGTCTGACATGGGCACGGTCTTGTTCATTCAGTTGGATGCGTGCCAGACGAGTGTATCCAGATCGACGTTGCCGCCGCTAAGGATTACACCCACGCGGCGGCCGGCGAAGCGGTCTGCGTTTTCTAGCAGCACCGCGACTGGCACGGCGGCCGACGGCTCGATTATGATTTTCATCCGCTCCCAAACGAATCGCATCGCGCTCATAGTGGCCGCGTCGTCGGCAGTGACAATATCTTCCACAAGTTTCCGGATGACGGCGAACGTAAGTTCCCCAAGCGACGTGCGCAGCCCGTCGGCGACCGTTTGCGGATTATCGCTTGGCAAAATGTGACCAGCGACGAGTGAGCGTGCCGCGTCATCGGCCCCCTTTGGCTCGGCCCCTAGGACCTTAGCATTTGGCCGAAGCGCTCGGACCGCGATGGCGGTGCCGCTCAGCAGGCCTCCGCCGCCGACTGGTGCCAGGATGACATCCAGGTTCGGTACGTCCTCAAGCAATTCGAGCGCCGCTGTTCCCTGTCCGGCGATGATTCGTGGATCGTTATAGGGATGCACGAACACGGCGCGCGTGCGGCGCACTACAGCGTCGGCGGTCTCCTCGCGAGAGCGTACGCTCGGCTCGCAACTGACGATCTCGGCGCCGTAGCCCGCGACTGCGGCTCGTTTAACCGCCGGCGCGTTCGACGGCATGACGATGGTCGCCGGAACGCCCCGCATCCGGGCCGCCAATGCCAGCGCTTGGGCGTGGTTTCCAGACGAGTGCGTGACTACGCCTCGGCGGGCCTCCTCGTCCCCCAAGGACAGCACGGCGTTAGCGGCGCCGCGGAACTTAAAGGCTCCCACCTTCTGAAAGTTCTCGCACTTGAAGAACACCTGCGCGCCGGTTGTGCGATCAAAGAATTCCGATCGCAATACCGGCGTGCGGTGCACAACGTGGCCAATTCGCAAGGCCGCCTGGCGGACAGCAGCGAAATCGGGAACAGTTCCGTCGGCCATGCTCTTGCCGCCCTTCGAGGCTACGCTTTGAGCAGAGGTCACAATCCGTCAGCCCCGTGCCCGTTACCTGCTAGTTGCGGGAACGCTAACCTGGATTTCGTCCCCCACAATGCGGACGTCGAAACGGTCGATCTTCACATTGGGATTGTCGCACCACACGCCATCGCATACGCGGAACCGCCAAGCATGCCACGGGCAAGTCACGATTCCCTTCTGTACCGCCCCGGCACCAAGCGACGCCCCCATATGCGGACAGAGGTCGTCGATGGCATGATAATCCTCACCCGACTTGAACACCGCGACCAACCGCCCATTGACCGTGAATGTCTCGCCCCGCCCCTCGGCAATGGCTCCGACCTTGGCAACCGTCACAAACTCCGACATCTCAGGACCCACAGGCGGATTCAAGAGGCCCTGAGAAACCATTTCCCAAGTGGCCGAGAGAAGTTTATTCTAGCCATGCTATGCCGAATAGGGGACACCATTTCGTCCCTCGCGGTAAAGGTCAGAGCCACTACACAATATCGGAACATCGAGTCGCTATGAGAACGAACATCGTCAAACGTAAGTTGCGAGAAGGCAAGCCTTCGTTCGGCACCTGGCTATCGCTCGGAGACCTGTACGCCACGCGCATTCTCGCGCGACTAGGTTTCGATTGGTTGACACTCGATCTGGAGCATTCGCCCATCGACTGGTCGCAAGCGGCGATGATCTTTGCTGCGATTGCCGACGCCGGTTGCATTCCGCTAGCGCGCGTTCCCAAGGGAAATCACGACTACATCAAACGCGTGCTCGACGGGGGTGCCTGGGGGATCGTTGTGCCGATGGTTGACACGGTGGAGCAGGCCGAAATTGCCATTCGCGCGGCCAAATATCCTCCGGTTGGCAATCGCAGCCTCGGCGGGGGGATGCATAACTTGAACTTCGACGCCTCGGTCGCCGAATACTTTGCCCGCGCCAACGACGAAATCCTGGTCGTCCTACAAACCGAAAGCCCGACGGGCGTGGCTAACGCTGAAAAGATCTACTCACTGCCCGGCGTGGATGCGATCTTTGTCGGTCCGGTCGATCTGCGTGCCAACATGCGGTCGCCAGACGGCAAAGAATCCACAGATGCTGAGTTCGAGGCCATGCTCCAGCGTGTCGTCGACATTGGCAAGAAGACCGGGACGCCGACCGGTATGCACACCATGGAAACGGACGCGGCGCAGGCGCGCGCCAAGCAAGGCATGCAGTTCATCGCCATCGGAAGTGAGTTGCGCATGATGACCCAGCGCGCCCAGGAAATCGTCCGAGTTGTAAATCCCGACGTCGGGGATAAAAATCTCGCGAAGTACTAGGAGCAGGGAGTAGTCGGCAGTCGGTAGTACGAGGGAGGTATGGGAGAAATGGTCTCGAACTGCCGACGTCGAGTCACTGCACTGTCTACCGTCCGCCACCAATGATCTATGAGCGTTTATCTGCTTGCTACGCTCGATACAAAGGGTTGCGAGGCGGCGTTCTTACGCGACCGTTTACGTGCCTGCGGTGCGACTGTGACATTGGTCGACACAGGGGCCTTGGGCATACCAGCTTGTGCCGCCGATGTGTCGCGGGAGGAGCTCTTCCGCGCCAGCGGTAGCGAACTCGCGCAGGTCGTCGCCCAAAACGACCGCGGTCGTGCCATTTCTTCGGCTGCCCTGGGAGCGGCTCAACTCGTGCGTCGGCATTACGATGCAGGTCGCGTTTCGGGCGTGTTAGCGATGGGGGGCTCGGCGGGCAGCACCATTGGTTCGGCGGCCATGCGCGCTTTGCCGCTCGGAGTGCCCAAGCTGTTGGTCAGCACGCTGGCGTCGGGGCAGGTGCGTCATTATGTCGGCGACAAGGACATTTTGATCCTCAATTCAGTGGCCGACATAGCCGGTTTGAATCATATCAGTCGCACAATTCTCGACGCGGCGGCCCGAGCGATGGCTGGCATGGTTTGCTTTCCTGCCGCGCCGACCACCGAAGGGGCAAAGCCCCTTGTAGCGGCCACGATGTTTGGCGTGACGACCCCTTGTGTCGACCGCGCTCGGCAAAAGCTGGAAGAGGCAGGCTTCGAGGTCTTGGTCTTCCACGCTACTGGCAACGGTGGCCAGGCCATGGAATCGCTGGTTGCCGAGGGGCTCATCTCCGGAGTGCTCGATATCACGACCACGGAATTGGCCGATGAATTGGTCGGCGGCATGCTGTCGGCCGGTCCAGATCGATTATCCGCCGCGGCCAGAGCCGGCGTGCCGCAAGTGGTTTCGGTAGGGGCTACCGACATGGTGAACTTTCACGCGCCCGAGACTGTGCCCGAGCGTTTTCGTGGTCGGAAGTTTTACCAGCACAACGCCAACGTGACGTTGATGCGGACGACTGCTGAAGAAAATGGCCGCCTCGGCGAGGAAATTGGTCGCAAGGTGGCTGCCGCACTTGGGCCGGCCACGATCATGTTCCCAACGGCCGGCGTATCGGCCATCGATCGCGAGGGTCAGCCGTTCGACAACCCGGCAGCGCGACAGGCCCTGTTCGCAGGAATCCGCCGCACGGCAGGCACTACCGAAATCGTGACGCTCGATAGCCACATCAACGACTCCGAATTCGCCGATGCGGCGGCCGCCCGACTGATCGCAATGATGAAAACGAGAACGAGGGTAACACGCGAGCGCAGCGACGGATAAAAAATGGCTCACAACAATGAGACGCCGCCAAGGAACAAAATCAAAAAGCCCGCAATTCGCCGCGACCATTCGCCGTTTTGCGCTGAGCCGTTTGCGTCGTCTTTCTGCGCCATCGAATTAGTAAGAATCCCGTTAGAGTTAGTTTGCTCGGCATATCGTCTAAGGAGTCGTAATGGCCCTGTTTTCGCGCGATGAGATACTGCAACGGCTGCGGGCCAAAGTCGCCGCTGGCCGGCCGATCGTTGGTGGCGGCGCCGGAACCGGATTAAGCGCGAAACTGTCCGAGGAGGGGGGCATTGATCTGCTGGTGATCTACAACTCGGGACGTTTCCGTATGGCGGGACGAGGCTCGCTGTCGGGCATGATGCCTTACGGCGACGCCAACGCCATTGTTATGGAAATGGCGCGCGAGGTTCTACCCGTCGTCAGCCGCACGCCGGTACTGGCCGGTGTGTGCGGCACCGATCCCTTTCGCGTGATGAAGCTGTTTTTGCGAGAAGTCGAGCAGGCCGGCTTTTCGGGCGTGCAGAATTTTCCTACCGTGGGGCTGATCGATGGCACTTTTCGCGCCAACCTGGAAGAGACCGGCATGGGGTTCGGACTGGAGGTCGACATGATCCGCACCGCCCACGAGATGGGCCTATTGACGACTCCCTACGCCTTCAATCCCGAAGAAGCCGGGATGCTCGCCCGGGCCGGTGCCGACATTTTGATACCGCACATGGGTTTGACCACCAAGGGAACGATCGGCGCCCATACCGCGCTGACGCTCGATGAATCGGTGGCACGTGTCCAGGCGATGCACGATGCCGCCTGCCGGGTGAATCGCAACATCCTGGTACTCTGCCACGGTGGTCCCATCGCAGAGCCGTCCGATGCGCAATATATCCTTGACCGCACCGAGGGAATTGTCGGTTTCTATGGCGCCAGCAGCATGGAACGCCTGCCGGTCGAGCCGGCAATCACCGATCGCGTGCGGGAGTTTACGCAGCTGCGGTTTAAATCGGCAAACTAGGTTGCGCGGCCGAATCGCTGGACCAGATTTTGCCAGGCGATTTCGGACTATCGCCGCGTACAATGCTGGGACGCCGGCCGCCCATGGCGACCCGCAGCTTCGACCGCGTTAGAACGCCTATTGAGAGAAAACACCCGTATGGCCACCGGTTTCGAGCTTACCCAGGGGACCTGGCAGGAACGCCTCGATTATGTCGTCACAATGATGCGCGAGATGAGCCAAGAGCGGGATCCGCAGAAGATGGTCCAGGCCTATGTCGCCCGGGTGCGTCGTCTACTGCCAGGCGATCGTTGGATGGCCATCAGCCGGCGCGAGCTCGAGCCGGCGCAGTACCGCATTACGCGGTCGAGCATTTGGAACGTACAGGTCAATCCTTGGAAGGAGCAGCACAAGCTACCAGTCTATGATCGGGGGCTGCTGGGCGAATTATTATATGCGGGGTTACCCCGCATCATTAACGGCCTCGACATTGCGGACGACGATCCCGCCGCCGAGCATTTGGAAGGGATGGAATCGCTGCTGGCGATTCCCCACTTCGAAGGGGGACGAGTGCTGAACATGGTCGTCACCGGCAGCAGGCAGCCAGACGCGTTCGATCCCGAACGGCTGCCAGAGATGTTCTGGCTGAGCAATCTATTTGGCCGCGCCACGCAGAACCTAGTTCTGTCTGAGCAAGTGCAAGCGGCCTATGCGGCGGTTGATCAGGAATTGCAGATTGTCGCCGATATCCAGCGTTCGCTACTGCCGCGCAAGCTGCCGCAGGTCCCTACATTGGATCTGGCCGTCCATTACCAAACTTCGCGACGTGCAGGCGGCGATTACTACGACTTCTTCAATGTTCCAGGCGGCAAGTTGGGCATCTTGTTGGCCGACGCCAGCGGTCACGGCACACCGGCCACTGTGATGATGGCAATCACACACAGTATTGCCCACGCCTATCCCGGTCCCCCGTGCCCGCCGGGCGAAATGCTGAGTCACCTCAACGAGCAGCTGACCAAACGCTACACGAGCGACAACGATTCGTTCGTAACGGCTTTTTATGGCATTTACGACCCGGCCACCCACCACCTGAATTTTGCCATCGCCGGGCACAATCCGCCACGCTGGCGGCATCGCGACGGCACGATCGATCCGCTGGGAGACGCGGCCGGCCTACCGCTCGGAGTGTATGCGGGAGAGCAATATCCTGGTAGCGAATGCACTTTGGCCGCCGGAGACACGTTGCTGTTCTACACCGACGGCATCACCGAGGCGTCGGGCAAGTCGTGCGAGCAGTTCGGCGTCGAGGGGCTTGACGAAGTGCTATGCCGGAATTATTCCTCCGCCGACGAGTTGCTCGCGGCGCTCCAGCATTCGCTCGAGATATTCACCAACGGGCAGCCGCCCGACGATGACCGGACGGTGGTAGCGGCCCACGTCAAAGCTTAGCGGCAGTGGGCTCGTGCCGGATAGCAACCCGCCGGCCAATGTCCTAATCGCGCATCGACTACCACAGCCCGTAGCCGGTGCTGGGGCGGCCGGCCTGCGCCGGGACCACGACTGTGGTGTGGCCGACTCCGCGCCATTGGCCGCTGTAAGGCGAGTTCGATGTCCACATCGGCGAATAATTGCTGGTAAACGGCGTGGGGTTCACCGTCGGGCGCGAGTTTGAGTAACCGAACCAGCGCTGCGCGGCCAGGCGGGCCTGGCGTTGATCAGCTTCGAATTCGGCCCGACGCCGAACGGACACCTTCGGGTCGCGATAGCGCCGCATGGCCTGCTCGTAAAACCACATCTCGGGCGTGGGGGTCAATTGGCCCAGCGAGATCTCGGGCTCAACGGCGGAAA of the Pirellulales bacterium genome contains:
- a CDS encoding aldolase/citrate lyase family protein; this encodes MRTNIVKRKLREGKPSFGTWLSLGDLYATRILARLGFDWLTLDLEHSPIDWSQAAMIFAAIADAGCIPLARVPKGNHDYIKRVLDGGAWGIVVPMVDTVEQAEIAIRAAKYPPVGNRSLGGGMHNLNFDASVAEYFARANDEILVVLQTESPTGVANAEKIYSLPGVDAIFVGPVDLRANMRSPDGKESTDAEFEAMLQRVVDIGKKTGTPTGMHTMETDAAQARAKQGMQFIAIGSELRMMTQRAQEIVRVVNPDVGDKNLAKY
- a CDS encoding phosphoenolpyruvate hydrolase family protein, which gives rise to MALFSRDEILQRLRAKVAAGRPIVGGGAGTGLSAKLSEEGGIDLLVIYNSGRFRMAGRGSLSGMMPYGDANAIVMEMAREVLPVVSRTPVLAGVCGTDPFRVMKLFLREVEQAGFSGVQNFPTVGLIDGTFRANLEETGMGFGLEVDMIRTAHEMGLLTTPYAFNPEEAGMLARAGADILIPHMGLTTKGTIGAHTALTLDESVARVQAMHDAACRVNRNILVLCHGGPIAEPSDAQYILDRTEGIVGFYGASSMERLPVEPAITDRVREFTQLRFKSAN
- a CDS encoding GAF domain-containing SpoIIE family protein phosphatase, whose translation is MATGFELTQGTWQERLDYVVTMMREMSQERDPQKMVQAYVARVRRLLPGDRWMAISRRELEPAQYRITRSSIWNVQVNPWKEQHKLPVYDRGLLGELLYAGLPRIINGLDIADDDPAAEHLEGMESLLAIPHFEGGRVLNMVVTGSRQPDAFDPERLPEMFWLSNLFGRATQNLVLSEQVQAAYAAVDQELQIVADIQRSLLPRKLPQVPTLDLAVHYQTSRRAGGDYYDFFNVPGGKLGILLADASGHGTPATVMMAITHSIAHAYPGPPCPPGEMLSHLNEQLTKRYTSDNDSFVTAFYGIYDPATHHLNFAIAGHNPPRWRHRDGTIDPLGDAAGLPLGVYAGEQYPGSECTLAAGDTLLFYTDGITEASGKSCEQFGVEGLDEVLCRNYSSADELLAALQHSLEIFTNGQPPDDDRTVVAAHVKA
- a CDS encoding SAM-dependent chlorinase/fluorinase is translated as MNKTVPMSDVLRPIITLLTDFGVGSPYVAQMKGVILSLNPHAVLIDITHAIGPQDIVAGAWALLDVAESFPKGSIHVAVVDPGVGSERKIVYAEIAGRHYIAPDNGLLSCLAARTSPSRIVALTEDRFWQPRVSATFHGRDIMAPVAARLSLGLDASQLGVPRQRLECLPEPEVRILPNKIEGQVRSIDSFGNLVTDITSDMLIEVPTDERAQIHCDEHQTQGIFRTYSDQPEMTLLALVGSSGFLELAIVGDSAAAMLGVRVGTPVKIQW
- a CDS encoding Tm-1-like ATP-binding domain-containing protein produces the protein MSVYLLATLDTKGCEAAFLRDRLRACGATVTLVDTGALGIPACAADVSREELFRASGSELAQVVAQNDRGRAISSAALGAAQLVRRHYDAGRVSGVLAMGGSAGSTIGSAAMRALPLGVPKLLVSTLASGQVRHYVGDKDILILNSVADIAGLNHISRTILDAAARAMAGMVCFPAAPTTEGAKPLVAATMFGVTTPCVDRARQKLEEAGFEVLVFHATGNGGQAMESLVAEGLISGVLDITTTELADELVGGMLSAGPDRLSAAARAGVPQVVSVGATDMVNFHAPETVPERFRGRKFYQHNANVTLMRTTAEENGRLGEEIGRKVAAALGPATIMFPTAGVSAIDREGQPFDNPAARQALFAGIRRTAGTTEIVTLDSHINDSEFADAAAARLIAMMKTRTRVTRERSDG
- a CDS encoding Rieske (2Fe-2S) protein, whose protein sequence is MSEFVTVAKVGAIAEGRGETFTVNGRLVAVFKSGEDYHAIDDLCPHMGASLGAGAVQKGIVTCPWHAWRFRVCDGVWCDNPNVKIDRFDVRIVGDEIQVSVPATSR
- a CDS encoding pyridoxal-phosphate dependent enzyme, which encodes MADGTVPDFAAVRQAALRIGHVVHRTPVLRSEFFDRTTGAQVFFKCENFQKVGAFKFRGAANAVLSLGDEEARRGVVTHSSGNHAQALALAARMRGVPATIVMPSNAPAVKRAAVAGYGAEIVSCEPSVRSREETADAVVRRTRAVFVHPYNDPRIIAGQGTAALELLEDVPNLDVILAPVGGGGLLSGTAIAVRALRPNAKVLGAEPKGADDAARSLVAGHILPSDNPQTVADGLRTSLGELTFAVIRKLVEDIVTADDAATMSAMRFVWERMKIIIEPSAAVPVAVLLENADRFAGRRVGVILSGGNVDLDTLVWHASN